The Cucumis melo cultivar AY chromosome 5, USDA_Cmelo_AY_1.0, whole genome shotgun sequence genome has a segment encoding these proteins:
- the LOC103493395 gene encoding transcription factor IBH1-like 1: protein MAATRNGTTIWSQSIIAKYLKGHAPPEAILNRRTSYINLLRKKRTMTQLRKMGRKIGRKMARRSRLPLSKALPSTIAKRLVEKRTKVLRSLIPGGEFMKDEALLIEEALDYIPFLQAQVDGMRFLANYCK, encoded by the coding sequence ATGGCTGCAACGAGGAACGGCACGACTATTTGGAGTCAATCCATCATCGCCAAATACCTTAAAGGTCATGCTCCACCCGAGGCCATATTGAATCGTCGAACGAGTTACATAAATCTTCTAAGGAAGAAGAGGACGATGACACAACTGCGGAAGATGGGTCGGAAAATCGGCCGAAAAATGGCGAGGAGGAGCCGCTTGCCTCTGTCAAAGGCGTTACCAAGCACGATTGCAAAGAGATTGGTTGAGAAAAGAACTAAAGTTTTGAGGAGTTTGATTCCGGGAGGAGAGTTTATGAAGGATGAAGCTTTGTTGATTGAAGAAGCCCTAGATTATATACCGTTTCTTCAAGCTCAGGTTGATGGAATGCGATTTCTTGCTAATTATTGCAAATGA